A single Dasypus novemcinctus isolate mDasNov1 chromosome 4, mDasNov1.1.hap2, whole genome shotgun sequence DNA region contains:
- the MYNN gene encoding myoneurin isoform X1, whose amino-acid sequence MPGAGRDAAVRKKGEAECGAVTSSQDGGERVKKLFPLGCYRTRVKFFSSIKMQYSNHCEHLLERLNKQREAGFLCDCTIVIGEFQFKAHRNVLASFSEYFGAIYRNTSENNVFLDQSQVKADGFQKLLEFIYTGTLNLDSWNVKEIHQAADYLKVEEVVTKCKIKMEDFAFIANPSSTEISSITGNIELNQQTCLLTLRDYNNREKSEVSTDLVQANPKQGALAKKSSQTKKKKKTFNSQKTGQNKTVQYPSDILENASVELFLDANKLSTAITEQVAQRNDNSELELTSVVENTFPAQDIVQTITVKRKRGKSQPNCALREHSMSNIASVKNPYELESSGEELDQRYSKAKPMCNTCGKVFSEASSLRRHMRIHKGVKPYVCHLCGKAFTQCNQLKTHVRTHTGEKPYKCELCDKGFAQKCQLVFHSRMHHGEEKPYKCDVCNLQFATSSNLKIHARKHSGEKPYVCDRCGQRFAQASTLTYHVRRHTGEKPYVCDTCGKAFAVSSSLITHSRKHTGEKPYICGICGKSFISSGELNKHFRSHTGERPFICELCGNSYTDIKNLKKHKTKVHSGADKTLDSNIEDHTLSEQDPIQKSPLSETMDVKPSDMTLPLALPLGTEDHHMLLPVTENQSPTSDTLLRSSVNGYSDPQLIFLQQLY is encoded by the exons ATGCCCGGAGCCGGACGTGACGCCGCTgtgaggaagaagggagaggcgGAGTGTGGCGCGGTGACGTCCTCTCAAGATGGCGGAGAGAGAGTGAAGAAACTGTTTCCCCTTGGTTGCTATCG aaCAAGAGTAAAGTTCTTTTCCAGTATAAAAATGCAGTATTCCAACCACTGTGAGCACCTTTTAGAGAGACTGAACAAACAACGGGAAGCAGGTTTTCTTTGCGACTGCACTATAGTGATTGGAGAATTTCAGTTTAAAGCTCATAGGAATGTGCTTGCCTCATTTAGTGAGTATTTTGGTGCGATATACAGAAACACTTCTGAGAACAATGTCTTTCTCGATCAGAGTCAGGTGAAGGCTGATGGATTTCAGAAATTGTTGGAGTTTATATACACAGGAACTTTAAACCTTGACAG TTGGAATGTTAAAGAAATTCATCAGGCTGCTGACTATCTCAAAGTGGAAGAGGTGGTcactaaatgtaaaataaagatgGAAGATTTTGCTTTTATTGCTaatccctcttctacagagataTCTAGTATTACTGGAAACATTGAGTTGAATCAACAGACCTGTCTCCTTACTCTACGAGATTATAACAACCGGGAGAAATCAGAAGTTTCTACAGATTTAGTTCAGGCAAATCCTAAACAAGGGGCTTTAGCAAAGAAGTCGTCTCAaactaaaaagaagaagaagacttTCAACTCCCAGAAAACAGGGCAGAATAAAACAGTGCAATATCCCAGTGACATTTTAGAGAATGCATCTGTTGAATTATTCCTAGATGCAAATAAATTGTCCACAGCCATAACAGAACAAGTAGCACAAAGAAATGATAATTCAGAACTCGAGTTGACATCAGTTGTAGAAAATACTTTTCCAGCACAAGATATTGTGCAAACTATCACAGTGAAACGGAAACGTGGAAAATCACAGCCAAATTGTGCTCTGAGAGAACATTCTATGTCTAATATAGCCAGTGTGAAGAATCCTTATGAGCTGGAGAGCTCTGGGGAAGAGCTGGATCAGAGGTATTCCAAGGCCAAGCCAATGTGTAACACATGTGGAAAAGTGTTTTCAGAAGCCAGCAGTTTGCGAAGGCACATGAGAATACATAAAGGAGTCAAACCTTATGTCTGCCACTTGTGTGGAAAGGCATTTACTCAGTGTAACCAGTTGAAAACACATGTAAGAACTCATACAG GTGAGAAGCCGTACAAATGTGAATTATGTGATAAAGGATTTGCTCAGAAATGCCAGCTAGTCTTCCATAGTCGCATGCATCATGGTGAGGAAAAACCCTATAAATGTGATGTATGCAATTTACAATTTGCAACTTCTAGCAATCTCAAGATTCatgcaag GAAGCATAGTGGAGAGAAGCCGTATGTCTGTGATAGGTGTGGACAGAGGTTTGCACAAGCCAGCACATTGACCTATCATGTTCGTAGGCATACTGGAGAAAAGCCTTATGTGTGTGATACCTGTGGGAAGGCATTTGCTGTTTCTAGTTCTCTTATCACTCACTCTCGAAAACATACAG GTGAAAAACCATACATATGTGGTATTTGTGGGAAAAGTTTTATTTCCTCAGGAGAGCTCAACAAACACTTTCGATCCCATACAG GAGAAAGACCATTTATCTGCGAATTATGTGGAAATTCGTACAcagatattaaaaatttaaaaaagcacaaaacaaaaGTCCATTCTG GTGCAGACAAAACTTTAGATTCCAATATAGAGGATCATACTTTGAGTGAACAGGATCCCATACAGAAAAGTCCTTTATCAGAAACTATGGATGTGAAACCTTCTGATATGACTTTACCACTAGCTCTTCCACTTGGGACTGAGGACCACCACATGCTTCTGCCTGTTACAGAGAATCAGTCTCCTACATCAGATACATTGTTGAGGTCATCTGTGAATGGGTATTCAGATCCACAGTTGATTTTTTTACAACAGTTATACTGA
- the MYNN gene encoding myoneurin isoform X3 codes for MQRTNILFTVFWYISFLDWGSNCSSRAGTEEKIYIKIESWNVKEIHQAADYLKVEEVVTKCKIKMEDFAFIANPSSTEISSITGNIELNQQTCLLTLRDYNNREKSEVSTDLVQANPKQGALAKKSSQTKKKKKTFNSQKTGQNKTVQYPSDILENASVELFLDANKLSTAITEQVAQRNDNSELELTSVVENTFPAQDIVQTITVKRKRGKSQPNCALREHSMSNIASVKNPYELESSGEELDQRYSKAKPMCNTCGKVFSEASSLRRHMRIHKGVKPYVCHLCGKAFTQCNQLKTHVRTHTGEKPYKCELCDKGFAQKCQLVFHSRMHHGEEKPYKCDVCNLQFATSSNLKIHARKHSGEKPYVCDRCGQRFAQASTLTYHVRRHTGEKPYVCDTCGKAFAVSSSLITHSRKHTGEKPYICGICGKSFISSGELNKHFRSHTGERPFICELCGNSYTDIKNLKKHKTKVHSGADKTLDSNIEDHTLSEQDPIQKSPLSETMDVKPSDMTLPLALPLGTEDHHMLLPVTENQSPTSDTLLRSSVNGYSDPQLIFLQQLY; via the exons ATGCAAAGAACCAATATTTTGTTCACTGTTTTTTGGTACATATCCTTCCTGGACTGGGGATCTAATTGTTCGAGTCGAGCTGGAACTGAAGAGAAGATTTATATCAAAATAGAAAG TTGGAATGTTAAAGAAATTCATCAGGCTGCTGACTATCTCAAAGTGGAAGAGGTGGTcactaaatgtaaaataaagatgGAAGATTTTGCTTTTATTGCTaatccctcttctacagagataTCTAGTATTACTGGAAACATTGAGTTGAATCAACAGACCTGTCTCCTTACTCTACGAGATTATAACAACCGGGAGAAATCAGAAGTTTCTACAGATTTAGTTCAGGCAAATCCTAAACAAGGGGCTTTAGCAAAGAAGTCGTCTCAaactaaaaagaagaagaagacttTCAACTCCCAGAAAACAGGGCAGAATAAAACAGTGCAATATCCCAGTGACATTTTAGAGAATGCATCTGTTGAATTATTCCTAGATGCAAATAAATTGTCCACAGCCATAACAGAACAAGTAGCACAAAGAAATGATAATTCAGAACTCGAGTTGACATCAGTTGTAGAAAATACTTTTCCAGCACAAGATATTGTGCAAACTATCACAGTGAAACGGAAACGTGGAAAATCACAGCCAAATTGTGCTCTGAGAGAACATTCTATGTCTAATATAGCCAGTGTGAAGAATCCTTATGAGCTGGAGAGCTCTGGGGAAGAGCTGGATCAGAGGTATTCCAAGGCCAAGCCAATGTGTAACACATGTGGAAAAGTGTTTTCAGAAGCCAGCAGTTTGCGAAGGCACATGAGAATACATAAAGGAGTCAAACCTTATGTCTGCCACTTGTGTGGAAAGGCATTTACTCAGTGTAACCAGTTGAAAACACATGTAAGAACTCATACAG GTGAGAAGCCGTACAAATGTGAATTATGTGATAAAGGATTTGCTCAGAAATGCCAGCTAGTCTTCCATAGTCGCATGCATCATGGTGAGGAAAAACCCTATAAATGTGATGTATGCAATTTACAATTTGCAACTTCTAGCAATCTCAAGATTCatgcaag GAAGCATAGTGGAGAGAAGCCGTATGTCTGTGATAGGTGTGGACAGAGGTTTGCACAAGCCAGCACATTGACCTATCATGTTCGTAGGCATACTGGAGAAAAGCCTTATGTGTGTGATACCTGTGGGAAGGCATTTGCTGTTTCTAGTTCTCTTATCACTCACTCTCGAAAACATACAG GTGAAAAACCATACATATGTGGTATTTGTGGGAAAAGTTTTATTTCCTCAGGAGAGCTCAACAAACACTTTCGATCCCATACAG GAGAAAGACCATTTATCTGCGAATTATGTGGAAATTCGTACAcagatattaaaaatttaaaaaagcacaaaacaaaaGTCCATTCTG GTGCAGACAAAACTTTAGATTCCAATATAGAGGATCATACTTTGAGTGAACAGGATCCCATACAGAAAAGTCCTTTATCAGAAACTATGGATGTGAAACCTTCTGATATGACTTTACCACTAGCTCTTCCACTTGGGACTGAGGACCACCACATGCTTCTGCCTGTTACAGAGAATCAGTCTCCTACATCAGATACATTGTTGAGGTCATCTGTGAATGGGTATTCAGATCCACAGTTGATTTTTTTACAACAGTTATACTGA
- the MYNN gene encoding myoneurin isoform X2, producing the protein MPGAGRDAAVRKKGEAECGAVTSSQDGGERVKKLFPLGCYRTRVKFFSSIKMQYSNHCEHLLERLNKQREAGFLCDCTIVIGEFQFKAHRNVLASFSEYFGAIYRNTSENNVFLDQSQVKADGFQKLLEFIYTGTLNLDSWNVKEIHQAADYLKVEEVVTKCKIKMEDFAFIANPSSTEISSITGNIELNQQTCLLTLRDYNNREKSEVSTDLVQANPKQGALAKKSSQTKKKKKTFNSQKTGQNKTVQYPSDILENASVELFLDANKLSTAITEQVAQRNDNSELELTSVVENTFPAQDIVQTITVKRKRGKSQPNCALREHSMSNIASVKNPYELESSGEELDQRYSKAKPMCNTCGKVFSEASSLRRHMRIHKGVKPYVCHLCGKAFTQCNQLKTHVRTHTGEKPYKCELCDKGFAQKCQLVFHSRMHHGEEKPYKCDVCNLQFATSSNLKIHARKHSGEKPYVCDRCGQRFAQASTLTYHVRRHTGEKPYVCDTCGKAFAVSSSLITHSRKHTGERPFICELCGNSYTDIKNLKKHKTKVHSGADKTLDSNIEDHTLSEQDPIQKSPLSETMDVKPSDMTLPLALPLGTEDHHMLLPVTENQSPTSDTLLRSSVNGYSDPQLIFLQQLY; encoded by the exons ATGCCCGGAGCCGGACGTGACGCCGCTgtgaggaagaagggagaggcgGAGTGTGGCGCGGTGACGTCCTCTCAAGATGGCGGAGAGAGAGTGAAGAAACTGTTTCCCCTTGGTTGCTATCG aaCAAGAGTAAAGTTCTTTTCCAGTATAAAAATGCAGTATTCCAACCACTGTGAGCACCTTTTAGAGAGACTGAACAAACAACGGGAAGCAGGTTTTCTTTGCGACTGCACTATAGTGATTGGAGAATTTCAGTTTAAAGCTCATAGGAATGTGCTTGCCTCATTTAGTGAGTATTTTGGTGCGATATACAGAAACACTTCTGAGAACAATGTCTTTCTCGATCAGAGTCAGGTGAAGGCTGATGGATTTCAGAAATTGTTGGAGTTTATATACACAGGAACTTTAAACCTTGACAG TTGGAATGTTAAAGAAATTCATCAGGCTGCTGACTATCTCAAAGTGGAAGAGGTGGTcactaaatgtaaaataaagatgGAAGATTTTGCTTTTATTGCTaatccctcttctacagagataTCTAGTATTACTGGAAACATTGAGTTGAATCAACAGACCTGTCTCCTTACTCTACGAGATTATAACAACCGGGAGAAATCAGAAGTTTCTACAGATTTAGTTCAGGCAAATCCTAAACAAGGGGCTTTAGCAAAGAAGTCGTCTCAaactaaaaagaagaagaagacttTCAACTCCCAGAAAACAGGGCAGAATAAAACAGTGCAATATCCCAGTGACATTTTAGAGAATGCATCTGTTGAATTATTCCTAGATGCAAATAAATTGTCCACAGCCATAACAGAACAAGTAGCACAAAGAAATGATAATTCAGAACTCGAGTTGACATCAGTTGTAGAAAATACTTTTCCAGCACAAGATATTGTGCAAACTATCACAGTGAAACGGAAACGTGGAAAATCACAGCCAAATTGTGCTCTGAGAGAACATTCTATGTCTAATATAGCCAGTGTGAAGAATCCTTATGAGCTGGAGAGCTCTGGGGAAGAGCTGGATCAGAGGTATTCCAAGGCCAAGCCAATGTGTAACACATGTGGAAAAGTGTTTTCAGAAGCCAGCAGTTTGCGAAGGCACATGAGAATACATAAAGGAGTCAAACCTTATGTCTGCCACTTGTGTGGAAAGGCATTTACTCAGTGTAACCAGTTGAAAACACATGTAAGAACTCATACAG GTGAGAAGCCGTACAAATGTGAATTATGTGATAAAGGATTTGCTCAGAAATGCCAGCTAGTCTTCCATAGTCGCATGCATCATGGTGAGGAAAAACCCTATAAATGTGATGTATGCAATTTACAATTTGCAACTTCTAGCAATCTCAAGATTCatgcaag GAAGCATAGTGGAGAGAAGCCGTATGTCTGTGATAGGTGTGGACAGAGGTTTGCACAAGCCAGCACATTGACCTATCATGTTCGTAGGCATACTGGAGAAAAGCCTTATGTGTGTGATACCTGTGGGAAGGCATTTGCTGTTTCTAGTTCTCTTATCACTCACTCTCGAAAACATACAG GAGAAAGACCATTTATCTGCGAATTATGTGGAAATTCGTACAcagatattaaaaatttaaaaaagcacaaaacaaaaGTCCATTCTG GTGCAGACAAAACTTTAGATTCCAATATAGAGGATCATACTTTGAGTGAACAGGATCCCATACAGAAAAGTCCTTTATCAGAAACTATGGATGTGAAACCTTCTGATATGACTTTACCACTAGCTCTTCCACTTGGGACTGAGGACCACCACATGCTTCTGCCTGTTACAGAGAATCAGTCTCCTACATCAGATACATTGTTGAGGTCATCTGTGAATGGGTATTCAGATCCACAGTTGATTTTTTTACAACAGTTATACTGA